CGTACTCTCGTGAACTGTTAGTTTCGGCTGCCTTCTGGTCTAACCAGTCCTCGAAGGTCGTCGTGGCTATCTCCCGGTCACTGCGGTCCGACGGCTCGTTGGACATGGTTTGGAGACTCTCTCTCTTCCCTGATAGTTCAGCTTCTAGGACAAAAGCTTTGTTGCGCGTTGACATAGACGCAGGTAATGACACCGATTCGTCCAGAACTACGTACACGACTAAACAATGGCTGTTGAAGACCGTCTCAAACTGTTCGTCACACAGCAGGCACGGCCGCTCGTCGTCCTCTTCGCAGTCGTCGGTATCTGCTGTCTCGTCGGCGCGGGCTACGTCTATCTAACCCCGGAGACACAGACCGTCTCTGAAGAGGTCAACGTCCAAACCATCGAATCCTCGGTTGGGACGAGTGCAGTCGTCACTGGTAACTCGACGTTGTACGAGCGAGGAGAGACACTCGAAAACCGGTCTGCGTACTTCGTTCCAACGACGCCGAACCTCTCGTTCCACGTCGAAACGACCGTCCCGTCAGACCAGGATGTGATGGTCACACAGCGACTGACGATGGAGACTGTCGGCGTCCGCGACGGAAAGCCGTTTTATCGGTCTGAAGAGACGCTCCTCTCCGAACAGCGACGTGTGTCGGACGGGAGCACTGTCGCAGTCAGTTCGATAAACGTGTCTTCGATGCGCGAACGACTCCAGACGAAACGGGCCGAAACCGATGGTCTCGGTCGATTTCAGGTCCTACTCACGCTGAGCGTGACCTACCAGACTGATTCGTACGAGGGGACGCTCACGACGAGCGCTCCGTTCGTCATCTCGGGGACAGCGTACTACCTCGATGGTCCAGTCGTCGAGAACCAGACCCATTCGACGACGGTTCAACGCGACGTTCAGCGACCGTCTGACCCCACAGAGTACGGTGGGTTGGCACTCGGTGCGCTTCTCCTGTTCGGACTGTGCGGTGTCATCATCCGCACTGAAGAACACAGTGACCCCGAAGAACTCCGAACTCGAATCTCGCACAGTCGGCACGACGAGTGGATTTCGCGTGGTGAGTTCCCGACAGAGTCAGACAAGCAGTACATCTCGATTCTCACGCTGGAAGACCTCGTCGACATCGCGATCGACACGAACCGTCGTGTCATCTACGATCCGGACATCCAAGTGTACGCCGTCATCGACGGGAGTGAAATCTACTACTACTCTATCGACGACCTCCACGCACACGCCTGGCTCAATCTGTAAGCGTGCGCGGCGGAGACTCTCTATACTCCGCGATTGGTCGATAGCTGGTCTCGTTGTTAAAGCGGCTCGTCGAGATTCTCGAACCGATAGCGTCGATTCGTGAGTGCGTGGTACGCTGCTGAGACGGTGAACAGCACGACGATGACCGTCGGATACGCCAGCATTGGGACCGTCCCCGTCGGGAGCACGCCGGCCCAGAGAGCACCGATGACGAGACTGGAGAGAAGAGAGAGGCCGAGATAGTAGACGCCCCACGGAACCGAGTTCTCGGGGACGATGTCGAGGTAGATGTCGAGTCGCTCCGTTTGATTCGTCAACTCGACTTCGCCGTCTTCGTAGGTGATGATGCCGGCGCGTTCGAGTCGGGGGAGGTGTGTCTGCTGAAGCGACGTGTACACGGTCTTTCGCTCCGCAGACCCGAGTTCGTTTATCGATTTGTCTTTCTCCCACGCCGCAACCTGTTCGGCCAGGTCGGAGAGTGGAACCGCTCCGTCTGCTTGCTTGCAGTGGTGGATAGTGTACCGCCGTCGGTGATTACTCATGAGATCGAAGATCTCGTCTTTGGGGAGGCCGCCACGCTCTTTGGTGGGTTCCCGACTGAGCAACCCGCCGGCACCGCTCTTACTCATCTGTCACCAAATTGTATAGTGTGCGAGTATATATTTTCTCGCTTGAGTGATTGTTTCGACACGCCGTCCTGTGCTCAGTTGTCCGGCCACTCGGTGTGGATTCGGAGTGTCACGTCGTAGTCGTCGCTGTGTGGGAGGTCTTCGAGCGTCTGGGCGTCCCCAGATGGAACGAGGTCGACCTGCAATCCAAATGGGACTGCTTCTCCCGGTTCGAGGACACCGTCGGCGACAGCGTCGACAGGGCTCACAGAAAGGAGGTTATCTCCAGTCGTCCCCGTCGAATCGAGTGTCTTGCCTGCTGTGGTCACCTGCAAGGAGGCCTCTACTGCGTTGAGCGTCGCTGCTGAGAGTACGTCGCTCGTCGCCTCGAACGAGAAGTAGACACCCAGGAGATCTGCTGTTGCGACGTTCGTGAGCAAGACGATGTCTTCGAACCGCGTCACTGCGCGTGTGTTGAGGCCGCCGTCGACACCACCGGGTGTAATCGCACTCACGAAGCCATCAGCGTCTGTCTGGACGTGGACCGGTGGGTCGTTCACCGGAGTCAGTTCGATATCGTTGTCGCCCGTGTCGACGACGCGGAACGACGAACCAGAAGACGACTGGACAACCCCTGTTGCCCCAGACCCAGCGATTCCACCGGCGATGAAGAGATTGCCCAGTGCGAAGAGTGTCTGGCGGCGTGTGGGCATGTGGACTCCGGGAGAGGGATTCGGGTTTACAGTTGGTTTGCGATTGCCGTCACTTCGTCGATGAGGACCGTACTATCGCTGTTGCCGGTGAACGAACCGGCTGTCACCGCGTTCTCGATGCTACTCATCTTGTTCACGTACAGCCCGATAGTTTCGGGCGACCCCGGTGACACAGTCACGAAGTTCGTAGGGTCGTTGTCTTGGTCACCCGAATTTGACGAGACGACCGTCGAGCCATGCGTGAATTCGAACGTGTCGATGACGTCCGACTGTGGAATCGTTCCATCGTCGACCTTCGGACCGAATCCCGTGTAATCGAAGGCAACCTCGTAATCGATGCCGTCGGAGTTGTTGTTCGTGATTTTGAGGATGTCGCCGAAGTTGTGGGCCTCTGCTGCCGTCACCGCGACTTGAATCGTGACCATCTGCCCGTTGTTCTCACTGACAGTCGCCACGGGGAGGTCGCTCGGTTCGAGGCTTCCGAAGTCGATGGTTTGGTTCTTCAGGACGTCCGCCCCCACCGAATCCGCCGGGTCGATTCGAATGTCCGCTCCCGGCGAGACGACGCGGAAACTGCCGTCGCTGTTACTCGAGACCACGTCTACTGCGCCCGTTCCGAGTGCTGTTCCAACCCCGAGGGCGAGCGTTCCGACTGCGGTGAGGACGTTTCGTCGTTTCATGGCACGTTGTTACTGGTTATGTGTCCTTACTGCGAGACTGCGATGATGGTAAGCTCGTCTTCAGTACCACTGAAATCGGTGTTGCCAGTCGTATCAATCTCGACGTTGACAGTGGCGGATTCTCCAGCGGTAAGCGGTACCGCGGGTGTAGTAGAGCTACCAACAGCGGTATCCAAGTAGAACGTCACTCTCGCTTCCTTACCGTTTCCGTCATCGAGCGTCACGGTCGCTTTTCCAGACGTTGGAGTAGAAGGTGGTGAATCGCCTGCCGTGGGGGTGGTCGTTGAGAAGCCGACATCGATGGTTGGCGCACTCCCACTCGAATCTGCTGCAGCGTTGTTCGTTATCGTCAGCACATTGTTGAGTGTCGTTATTGCATCGTCGTTGAAGCCAGAACTCGCCGTATTGTTACCTTCAGCGGTCAGACTAATCTCGAGTTCGTTCGTTCCGGTGTCGTCTACAACGTAGTTGCTACTCGATTCGATTTCCAGATATGCACTCCCATCACCGGTTGTGTTCGCGGTCACCGACCGCGCCGCACTCACGCTACTAAATGCACCAGTTCCGATGAGTGCGCCACCGCCGCCAACAATCGCTCCAAGCCCGAGTAGTATGTTACGTCGATTGATTGCCATTTTGTATATCTCCGTGACACACTGCTGTGTGTCGTTATGCGAACCCTGGTACCCTACCCACTTTGTATTCACGTGCTTGAACAGGTCGCCGTCACCGAGTCAGTGATTCAAGCCCGCCTTTCTGACCTCAAAAACTCGCCTCTGTCTGTCGATTTTCGGAGATAGTGTGCAATTTTGTTCATCGGTGTTTTATATTGCGATGGTATATACTGACTGTCTTCTCTGAGTTGTCACCGTCGCGCCTTCATCTGCATCAGTCACTCCCGAATCGGTCGCCGTCGATTCGACGCGGCATTTTATCATGTCGTCCGACATAACGTTCAGTAACGCGTGAAGGTCTCGGAGCTCGTCGAATACGCGGTGATTGCCGTCCTCCTGCTAGCCGTCGTTGCACTTCTGTTTGGACAGGCACTGGGCCAACCCATCTTGCTCGGCTACGTCGAGACCGGAAGTATGGAACCGACCATGGAACCCGGCGATGGGTTCGTCGCCATTCCATCGGTCCTGACCGACGCCCCGGAAGCGGGGGATGTCGTCGTCTTCCAAGCCGAGGAACTCCATGGTGGCGGGCTCACGACACACCGTGTGGTGAGACACACCTCAGAAGGGTACGTCACACGCGGGGATGCCAATCCGTTTACTGACCAGGACAACGTCGAACCACCGGTCAGAGAGTCCCAAATCGTCGCCGAAGCACTCCAACTGAACGGCGAGGTTGTCGTCATCCCCGGCCTCGGAACCGGTGTGCAGGCACTCCACGGTGCAGTCGGTGCTGTCGCCGGTGTCTTTGCTGGGCTTCCCGGACTCAGTTCGCTCCTGCGTGGAGAGTTCTCGCCGATGCTCCTCGTCGGAATCGGTGGTGGACTCATCGTCCTGAGTCTCGTCGTAGACGTGTTCGGGAGTTCCCGCCCTGCTGGGACACGAAGTCGACGCAGGCCGAACTACCTCTCTATCGGAGTCATTCTGCTCATCCTCGTCGTCCTCATCTCCGCTCCCGCGACTGTGAGTATGGTCCTCGGGTCGGGGACGACGACAGTCGACATCGTCAGTTCGCAGTCGCCGAGTGAGAACCCACTCGTCGTCTCTCCCGGTGAGTCGGCGACTGTCGAGTACCGTCTGATCAACAAGGGGTACGTCCCGATGATGACCGTCGTAGAGGCAGGTCACCCCGACGTGACGTTTGGGCAGACGGTATTCGTCGTCTCCGGGCAAGAGAGTGCCACGACGACACTCACGATTCGTGCGCCCCAACAGACGGGCGCCTACACGCGAGAGATTACAGAACAGCGGTACCTTCCGATTCTTCCGCAATCACTCATCCTCACACTGCACGCGATCCACCCGTGGGTCGCAATCGCCGCCATCGACGTCCTCCTCGTGGTGGGAGCACTCGCGCTCGGAATCGTCACGTTGGGGATGAGTCCAGTTCGACTGCGGACAGTCGGCCGCAACATCTCGTTCGTCGAGCAACTCAAACGCCGCTTTTTGTAGCCGAGATTAGGAACTGACCTGTCCACTCTTGGGAGTACCATCGACTGTCACTCCAGATGGTGTGTAGACGAGCGTGTCGTCTGTATCACTGATGTCCGTTGCCCGAACTTCGAGCGTCGCACTGGTCGTTCCAAGGTCTGCGGTGATGTCACCTTTCGTCGACTTGACCGTCGAATCGTTGAGCAACATGTCGCCCGACGACGCGAGACTGATGTTGTTATTTGCACTGAGAGTGGAATTTCGTGCGTCGAGTGTGCCGGTCGTCGCTTGAACCGAGACGTTCCCATTCGTCGATTTGAGCGTTGTACCTTGAATCGTAACCGATGCTGCGGTGATGTCGATGGAGTTCTGTCTGTTCACACTCGAATTGATGACGACTGCGGCGTCGGTATCGGTAAACGTCGCGAGTTGTGACGCTGTCAGCGTCGTCTCACCCGAATCGTACCCTCCGTTTTCGTTGGCATCGACGAAGGCGACCGTTTTGCTATTACCAGACTGGCAGTCGTACGTCACAGTCGTCGTTACGGTCCCGTCGGTAATCGTCGCCCCGGTGGCCGTCGCTTCGACTGCGATAACCAGTGTCGTCTCAGCGGGGCCACCGCCACTGTTCGGCCCGCACTTGGCCGTCAAACTGACACCGTCCCCGCTCGCGAGGTCCGTCGTAATTGGTTGATTCCCGTTGGTCTTCACCGTCAGCGCCCCGGAGTCGACCACCTCGTACGTGACCGTCGCCAACGAGTCGAGGTTGTTTCGGAGGGTTACACTCACCGGACTCCCTTTGGATACCGTTCCGGTCGCTCCTTCGAGTGCAATCAGTGCGCTGTCGTCTGCTGCAACGGAGACACCGACAGAACGCTCCCCTGCGATGGTGCTGTAGCTTCCCGTCGGAACGATGGCGAACATCACCCCGAACACGACGAACACGACGCCAATCCGCCACAGCGTTTTATTCATGAATCTACGACTGTCGTTCGTTGCGAAATATCAGTCGTCCATCCTCTTGTACACTTCGGGTATCGTGGCTGTACTCGCAGAGGTTGGACTAGTGAAACACGCGTAAAGCTGTTACAGTAGACTAGGTCTCCCAGATTTCAGTAGAACAGCACTCGACTACGCGCCCTGTTTTTCGAGCCACTCGCTCGCGTCGGTGACGACGCTGAACAACTCCTCAGGGAGTGAGTCGTCCGTAGAGAGTTCGACACTCCACGTTACCTTCGCTTGTGCAGCCTGGAGGTTGGTCATGGTATCTTGGTGGTGCGTCGTGAGGACGATTGGAACCCTCGCATCGAACCGACGGACCGCCTTTACCGCCTCTATTCCGTCGAACTGTGGCGGTGCATGAAGACAGATAATCAACTGTGGTGACTGCGTCGTCAACGCTTGTGCTAACTCGTGACTCGAGCTCGTGTATCGAACGTTGACGTCGCTGTCCACAGTCCACGCTCTGTCGGGAGGTGCCCCATAGACGAGGACCTGTGGAGTTACCTCTACAGTGGTTTCTGACACGCGTCAGTAAT
The genomic region above belongs to Haloferax marinisediminis and contains:
- a CDS encoding DUF5305 family protein, which produces MAVEDRLKLFVTQQARPLVVLFAVVGICCLVGAGYVYLTPETQTVSEEVNVQTIESSVGTSAVVTGNSTLYERGETLENRSAYFVPTTPNLSFHVETTVPSDQDVMVTQRLTMETVGVRDGKPFYRSEETLLSEQRRVSDGSTVAVSSINVSSMRERLQTKRAETDGLGRFQVLLTLSVTYQTDSYEGTLTTSAPFVISGTAYYLDGPVVENQTHSTTVQRDVQRPSDPTEYGGLALGALLLFGLCGVIIRTEEHSDPEELRTRISHSRHDEWISRGEFPTESDKQYISILTLEDLVDIAIDTNRRVIYDPDIQVYAVIDGSEIYYYSIDDLHAHAWLNL
- a CDS encoding DUF7344 domain-containing protein, with amino-acid sequence MSKSGAGGLLSREPTKERGGLPKDEIFDLMSNHRRRYTIHHCKQADGAVPLSDLAEQVAAWEKDKSINELGSAERKTVYTSLQQTHLPRLERAGIITYEDGEVELTNQTERLDIYLDIVPENSVPWGVYYLGLSLLSSLVIGALWAGVLPTGTVPMLAYPTVIVVLFTVSAAYHALTNRRYRFENLDEPL
- a CDS encoding signal peptidase I, producing MKVSELVEYAVIAVLLLAVVALLFGQALGQPILLGYVETGSMEPTMEPGDGFVAIPSVLTDAPEAGDVVVFQAEELHGGGLTTHRVVRHTSEGYVTRGDANPFTDQDNVEPPVRESQIVAEALQLNGEVVVIPGLGTGVQALHGAVGAVAGVFAGLPGLSSLLRGEFSPMLLVGIGGGLIVLSLVVDVFGSSRPAGTRSRRRPNYLSIGVILLILVVLISAPATVSMVLGSGTTTVDIVSSQSPSENPLVVSPGESATVEYRLINKGYVPMMTVVEAGHPDVTFGQTVFVVSGQESATTTLTIRAPQQTGAYTREITEQRYLPILPQSLILTLHAIHPWVAIAAIDVLLVVGALALGIVTLGMSPVRLRTVGRNISFVEQLKRRFL
- a CDS encoding response regulator, which translates into the protein MSETTVEVTPQVLVYGAPPDRAWTVDSDVNVRYTSSSHELAQALTTQSPQLIICLHAPPQFDGIEAVKAVRRFDARVPIVLTTHHQDTMTNLQAAQAKVTWSVELSTDDSLPEELFSVVTDASEWLEKQGA